The following proteins come from a genomic window of Asterias amurensis chromosome 15, ASM3211899v1:
- the LOC139948078 gene encoding microfibril-associated glycoprotein 4-like, translated as MTSHETPHLFCQIFMVLLATWLCIAPSTAKPAGRRRSQDIENQIQSDTGSLVYQLMEKMQGLTDEVKELKERQEKLMTREYGPSAISDRHVTKIDGAAPLDCQEAKSRTPSAKSGLYYIKPRGIFELIPVYCDMTTEGGGWTLLQRRKDGSVDFNQNWHVYSRGFGSLTGEFWLGNEFMHLLTEQYNYKLRVELTGWEGQQLYAEYSDFKIEGKRADFRLRLGDFLGGNATDALSYHNGKSFTTIDKDNDDSSSINCAVVHNGGWWFKSCDRANLNGLYYQASQYMYQGDWDDGIEWKETDGLLPYYSYKATEMKIRRME; from the exons aCTTCACACGAAACCCCACACTTGTTCTGCCAAATCTTCATGGTCCTTCTGGCTACATGGTTATGCATAGCGCCCTCAACAGCCAAGCCAGCAGGCAGGCGGAGGAGTCAAGACATTGAGAACCAGATCCAATCGGATACAGGGAGTCTGGTGTATCAGCTGATGGAGAAGATGCAGGGATTAACAGATGAGGTCAAGGAGTTGAAAGAGAGACAGGAGAAGCTGATGACGAGGGAGTACGGACCTTCAGCGATATCAGACAGGCATGTCACAAAGATCG ATGGGGCAGCTCCTCTGGACTGTCAAGAGGCCAAATCACGGACACCATCAGCAAAGAGTGGACTCTACTACATCAAACCAAGGGGTATCTTTGAGCTCATCCCAGTCTACTGTGACATGACGACAGAAGGTGGTGGATGGACACTGCTGCAACGTCGCAAGGATGGCTCTGTCGATTTCAACCAAAACTGGCATGTCTATTCTCGAGGGTTCGGCAGCCTCACCGGTGAATTCTGGTTGGGGAATGAGTTCATGCACCTGCTGACAGAGCAGTACAACTACAAACTCCGAGTGGAACTTACTGGCTGGGAGGGTCAGCAGCTATATGCTGAGTACTCAGACTTCAAAATCGAAGGCAAACGGGCCGACTTCAGGCTGCGATTGGGAGATTTCCTTGGCGGCAATGCAACCGATGCACTCAGCTACCACAACGGAAAGAGCTTCACGACCATAGACAAGGATAATGATGACAGTAGCAGTATTAACTGTGCCGTCGTTCACAATGGAGGATGGTGGTTCAAGAGCTGCGACAGGGCCAACCTTAATGGCCTCTACTACCAAGCCTCTCAGTATATGTACCAAGGAGACTGGGATGATGGTATTGAGTGGAAGGAGACCGATGGATTATTGCCGTATTACTCGTATAAAGCAACAGAAATGAAAATCAGGCGGATGGAATAA